The Ipomoea triloba cultivar NCNSP0323 chromosome 14, ASM357664v1 region TCGTGGTGGCGGGGTGAGTGTTGTCATCTTAATACCTGGGGGCTGGGACGAATTACCACATTAATAAGAAGAGTaccccaattaaattaaaagggATAGATGGGGGTCCGTACCATATAAATTTTGGCATTCAGTGGGTGCATTTTCACTCAACCCTTAATACATGGTCCCCACGTGGGACCCAAAAGTTTCCACGTTTTTCCCTGTCCTTCCTTCCACCATCTCCCTTCACGTTATAATATAAATACGTTTGTGAAATGAACGACGGAGGCAGAGAGCGGAAGCACACAGAGTCTAGTCTTGGGCGGCGGTGCTGAACCGAACAAACGACGTCGCACTGTTCAGCCATGGAAGACATTATCCAAATCCTATCTGCTTGGCTGTTCTGCCTTGCCGTTTTCTTCCTCGTATACATTAGGTTGGTGCCGGCTCCCAAAAGTGGCCTCCCAAGGTCCTATCCCATGTTCGGCCATATCTTCTCCATGATTAAGAACCAGAAGACAATCTTGGACTGGACGGCGGAGGTCTTGCACAAGTGTCCGACGTCGACGTTCTACCTCCGGTTCCCGTTCGGCCGGGCGAGGCTTGTGACTGCCAACCCAAAGAACATTCAGCATATAATGAAGACGAGGTTTAAGGATTACCCAAAGTCGAGGAACTTCGAGGTTTCTTTCTTGGATTTGTTTGGCGGGAGCCTTTTTCTCGCCGACGGGGAGAATTGGAAGAAACAGAGGCTGCTTTACGGCGCCGAGTTTCACTCCAAGGCTTTCATTGTCTTCATCGAGAATATCACCAAGAAGGAGATCGACGGCCGGCTGTTTCCTCTCCTCTCAGACGCCGCCGGCAAGAAAACGGTCTTGGATTTCCAGGATATTCTCCGGCGGTTCACTTTCGACGTGGTGGCCATGCTCGGCCTCGGCCACGACCTCGCCTACCTCACGCCGTCGCTCCCGGAAATGGAGTTCGGAGACGCGTTTGATGACGCCATCGAGATAAGCTGGAATAGGTGCCTCTCCCCGTTCATGACGAGCTGGAAAGTTCAGAAGATTCTAGACGTGGGGACCGAGTGGCGGCTCCGCCGGGCCGTGGCTATACTCCGGAGATTGATCAGGAAGTTAATTAGAGAAAGGAAGGAGTACGGCGATGATTTCTTGTCGAGGTTAATGAGCAAGAAAATATCAGACGAAACGTTCCTTATCG contains the following coding sequences:
- the LOC116003904 gene encoding cytochrome P450 94A2-like, which codes for MEDIIQILSAWLFCLAVFFLVYIRLVPAPKSGLPRSYPMFGHIFSMIKNQKTILDWTAEVLHKCPTSTFYLRFPFGRARLVTANPKNIQHIMKTRFKDYPKSRNFEVSFLDLFGGSLFLADGENWKKQRLLYGAEFHSKAFIVFIENITKKEIDGRLFPLLSDAAGKKTVLDFQDILRRFTFDVVAMLGLGHDLAYLTPSLPEMEFGDAFDDAIEISWNRCLSPFMTSWKVQKILDVGTEWRLRRAVAILRRLIRKLIRERKEYGDDFLSRLMSKKISDETFLIDAAIAIVLGGVDTMVSAFTWLFWIIAQHPDVENKILAEIQDYDNGKIKDLVYTHATIAESMRLNPPVPLEGKQAREDDVWPDGTRVQKGMGVICHTYAVGRSAELWGDDWAKFRPERWLKKEEGEERWSFVPKDAFNYPIFQAGPRICLGKDIAFMQLKWVAAAVLRRFHVVAIAGGGQPLCVSYISCRMKEGFPVRIVERSKIH